The Solibacillus sp. FSL R7-0668 genome includes the window CGAATGTCGTTAAAATAATGATTTTGCAATCACCACCACGTAGCGCCTCGGCAGCATCTAGCCCCGTTTTCACAGGCATCTCAATATCCATAATACAAATGTCCGGTTGCAGTTCATTTACCAGTTCAATGGCCTCTTCCCCATTTTTCGCAAGCCCTACAACTTCCATATCATCTTCCATGCTTAACAATGATTTCATTGCACCAAGGAGCATCCCTTGATCTTCCGCTATCACAATTCGAATCACGTCAATTCCTCCCTTTTTGATGCGTAATGGCTAACGGTACTTTTAATGTCACGGTCGTCCCATCACTACTATCGATTTCTAAAGAGCCATTTAAAAATTCTATTCGTTCATGCATACCCTTTAAGCCATTGCCACCTTCAATTTCATGCGAGCGTTCAAAGCCCGTTCCATTATCTTGAATTGTCATTTGAAATTCATCATCACTTTGATAAAAGTTAATGCGGCAAATGGTTGCTTCGCTATGCTTCACGATATTCGTTACCGCTTCCTTTAAGCACATACTAATGACATTTTCCGCTAAGGTCGGCATTTTGATTTCGGATAAATCCCCATTTAAACGCAATTTAATTTGCGCTGCCTTCAGAATTTGCTCTACGCGGTAAAGCTCCTCTTCAATCCGCACCGCACGCATATCCGCAACCAGCTCACGCACTTCCTTTAGTGCAACACTGGCCGTTTGACGAATATCTTTAATTTCCAAAATCGCTTGTTCCGGATTTTTTTCAACTAATCGTGCAGCTAAATCACTTTTTAACCCAATCATCGATAGCTTTTGACCAAGTGTATCATGTAAATCGCGTGCAATACGTTGACGCTCTTCAAAAACCGTCAATTCCGAAATACGTTCTCTTGCAGTTTCCAATTCACCCTCTA containing:
- a CDS encoding sensor histidine kinase; protein product: MQTWYSIIPKSPMLSIYIWIIFCIMPFFFIIQSFTLWQIIVGVVIIFCYFLCHYFSFRAKPGLKYMWISFQMVLNIAMTLIFGYVYLSLFTAFFIGNIKQAVGFYIMYGLHIGFTVLSIVGGYFIYLDLFIAQTPFIIINVLGVVLLPFTLYSKTKRENLEGELETARERISELTVFEERQRIARDLHDTLGQKLSMIGLKSDLAARLVEKNPEQAILEIKDIRQTASVALKEVRELVADMRAVRIEEELYRVEQILKAAQIKLRLNGDLSEIKMPTLAENVISMCLKEAVTNIVKHSEATICRINFYQSDDEFQMTIQDNGTGFERSHEIEGGNGLKGMHERIEFLNGSLEIDSSDGTTVTLKVPLAITHQKGRN